Proteins from a genomic interval of Ficedula albicollis isolate OC2 unplaced genomic scaffold, FicAlb1.5 N00540, whole genome shotgun sequence:
- the DCAF11 gene encoding DDB1- and CUL4-associated factor 11 — translation MGGANDGCVYVYDREAQRRVLRVPAHEDDVNALALADPGGQLLLSGGDDGLVRGWDRRCLPEGPALSLAGHRDGLTFLDTRRDGRYVVSNSKDQSAKLWDLRRPAGPGAVAAARRAVARQSWDYRWQRAPPVNHFSQFFRVCPVFSLFDWLMRLSITLYSHSDWLIRSPLTLIPKMAASEAVALLDALKAQADPAGLSRLRRRRRALSSAVLRELREELGEGPLEEGEGLLRAPRHEIHR, via the exons ATGGGCGGGGCCAACGACGGCTGCGTCTACGTCTACGACCGGGAGGCGCAGCGCCGCGTGCTGCGG gtCCCCGCCCACGAGGATGACGTCAACGCGCTGGCCCTGGCGGACCCGGGgggccagctgctgctgtcgGGGGGCGACGACGGCCTGGTGCGGGGCTGGGACCGGCGCTGCCTCCCCGAGGGGCCGGCGCTGAGCCTGGCCGGCCACCGCGACGGGCTGACCTTCCTGGACACGCGG CGGGACGGGCGCTACGTGGTCTCCAACTCCAAGGACCAGTCGGCCAAGCTGTGGGACCTGCGGCGGCCGGCGGGGCCCGGGGCGGTGGCGGCGGCGCGGAGAGCGGTGGCGCGGCAGAGCTGGGACTACCGATGGCAGCGGgcgccgc CTGTCAATCATTTCTCGCAGTTCTTCCGGGTCTGCCCGGTTTTCTCGCTCTTTGATTGGCTGATGCGCCTGTCAATCACTTTGTATTCGCATTCCGATTGGCTGATCCGCTCTCCCCTAACCCTCATTCCCAAGATGGCGGCGTCCGAGGCGGTGGCGCTGCTGGACGCGCTGAAGGCGCAG GCCGACCCCGCCGGCCTCTCCCGGCTGCGCCGCCGGCGCCGCGCCCTCAGCTCGGCCGTGCTGCGGGAGCTGCGcgaggagctgggggaggggcccctggaggagggggaggggCTGCTCCGGGCCCCCCGACACGAGATCCACAGGTGA